One genomic segment of Culturomica massiliensis includes these proteins:
- a CDS encoding VWA domain-containing protein, producing MFRFAHPELLYLLIIIPLLIVFYVVMLTRKKKAIAEFGNPELLAPLMPLLSFKRGTWKFVMILLALLFVITGAAGPQFGSKLQQVQKKGIELMIALDVSNSMMAQDIKPSRLEKAKLAISRMIEKLSNDKVGLIVFAGDAYVQLPITTDYSSARLFLSGINTDIVPVQGTAIGAAIDLAAKSFTPETEASKAIIVITDGENHQDDAVAAARAAHEKGIYVHTIGMGLEQGAPIPQKGNPGQFMKDGKGNVIISKLDEQTLREIAKAGEGLYVRATNTEVGLNTLLDEVNQMEKALLEERVYSDYAEKYQYFFLAGLFFVFIEFMILGRKNRHFMKINIFKTGKEKTE from the coding sequence ATGTTTAGATTTGCACATCCGGAACTGTTATATCTGTTGATCATTATTCCGTTGTTGATTGTCTTTTATGTCGTGATGTTGACCCGGAAGAAAAAAGCCATTGCCGAATTCGGTAATCCGGAATTACTTGCTCCGTTGATGCCCTTGCTTTCTTTTAAACGGGGGACCTGGAAATTTGTCATGATTTTATTGGCCTTGTTGTTTGTCATTACAGGAGCTGCCGGACCGCAGTTCGGTTCGAAGTTACAGCAGGTGCAGAAAAAAGGGATAGAGCTGATGATTGCGCTGGATGTATCCAATTCGATGATGGCACAGGACATCAAGCCGAGTCGTTTGGAAAAAGCAAAATTGGCCATTTCCAGAATGATCGAAAAATTATCAAATGATAAAGTCGGGTTAATTGTGTTTGCAGGAGATGCTTATGTGCAGTTGCCGATAACGACCGATTATTCTTCTGCACGGTTGTTTTTATCGGGGATCAATACGGATATTGTGCCTGTACAAGGTACTGCGATCGGAGCTGCGATCGATTTGGCGGCTAAATCGTTTACTCCGGAAACGGAGGCTTCTAAAGCGATTATCGTGATTACGGATGGAGAAAACCATCAGGATGATGCGGTTGCTGCTGCCCGTGCTGCCCACGAAAAAGGTATATATGTACATACTATAGGTATGGGGTTGGAACAAGGAGCCCCTATTCCTCAAAAAGGGAATCCGGGACAATTTATGAAAGACGGGAAGGGGAATGTAATTATATCGAAGCTGGACGAACAGACTTTGCGGGAAATAGCAAAGGCAGGCGAAGGGTTATATGTCCGGGCTACCAATACGGAAGTCGGTCTGAATACTTTGTTGGATGAAGTGAACCAAATGGAAAAGGCTTTATTGGAAGAAAGGGTATACAGTGACTATGCTGAAAAATACCAATATTTCTTTTTGGCAGGCTTATTTTTCGTGTTTATTGAGTTTATGATTCTGGGCCGGAAGAACAGGCATTTTATGAAGATCAATATATTTAAAACCGGCAAGGAGAAAACAGAGTAA
- a CDS encoding vWA domain-containing protein codes for MFGFEFANPKYFLLLVLLLPMILWYVFKEKKSHADLQFSSLRAFRGIRHAGRVWLRHVLFALKVLAIVFLVTALARPQSSNSWQTYTSEGIDIVLGLDISTSMLARDFSPDRLEAAKEVATKFILERPQDRIGLVVFAGESFTQCPLTTDQAVLVNLLREVQSGMIEDGTALGLGLANAVNRLKDSPAKSKVVILLTDGVNNRGAIAPVTAAELAKTYGIRVYTIGVGTYGEAPYPVPSPFGVQLQNMRVEIDEDVLRQIATVTGGQYFRATDNSKLEQIYKEIDQLEKSKMEVKHFSKKQEQYFWFGLIGVLLLVGEALLRYTLLRKIP; via the coding sequence ATGTTTGGATTTGAATTTGCCAACCCGAAATACTTTCTTTTATTGGTACTGTTGTTGCCGATGATTTTATGGTATGTTTTTAAGGAGAAGAAATCGCATGCCGATTTGCAATTTTCATCCTTACGGGCTTTCCGCGGAATACGGCATGCCGGACGGGTATGGTTAAGGCACGTGCTTTTTGCTCTGAAAGTTCTGGCTATTGTCTTTCTGGTTACCGCTTTGGCGCGTCCGCAGTCCAGTAATAGCTGGCAGACCTATACGAGTGAGGGAATCGATATTGTATTGGGGCTTGATATTTCGACCAGTATGTTGGCGAGAGACTTTAGCCCGGACCGTTTGGAAGCGGCTAAGGAGGTGGCTACAAAATTTATCCTCGAACGTCCTCAGGACCGGATCGGTTTGGTGGTGTTTGCGGGAGAGAGTTTTACCCAATGTCCTTTGACGACGGATCAGGCGGTGCTGGTTAATTTGCTGCGTGAAGTGCAGAGCGGGATGATTGAGGATGGTACTGCCCTCGGGTTGGGATTGGCAAATGCCGTAAACCGCCTGAAAGACAGTCCTGCAAAATCGAAGGTTGTCATATTGCTGACCGACGGGGTGAACAACCGGGGGGCTATTGCTCCGGTGACGGCAGCTGAGTTGGCGAAAACTTACGGTATACGGGTATATACCATCGGTGTCGGTACATATGGTGAAGCTCCTTATCCGGTTCCGTCTCCTTTCGGGGTACAATTACAGAATATGCGGGTAGAAATTGATGAAGATGTGTTGAGGCAAATTGCTACCGTGACCGGAGGACAGTATTTCCGGGCCACTGATAATAGTAAGCTGGAACAGATATACAAGGAAATCGACCAATTGGAAAAAAGTAAGATGGAAGTAAAGCATTTCAGTAAAAAACAGGAACAATATTTCTGGTTCGGTCTTATCGGGGTATTATTATTGGTAGGTGAAGCACTATTGAGATACACGTTGTTACGGAAAATTCCATAA
- a CDS encoding tetratricopeptide repeat protein, protein MKIALILFLISMAFTATAQKERKFVRGGNELYNKQDFEKAEVEYRKALDKEAESYEAAFNLGDALYKQKKYDEALQQFVNLAKQETNPEKLGELYHNIGNTLLSMEKTDESIEAYKESLRNRPGSEETKYNLEFARHKKQQNQQDQNKDQNKDNKDQKDQNKDQNQDQNKDQQDQNKDQKDQDKQNQDQNKDKNDKDQQDQNKNQQDQNKDQNKDRNKEQQQQPNKISKEDAQRLLEALQNDEKKVQEKVQKEKVQQQKAKKMKIEKDW, encoded by the coding sequence ATGAAAATAGCGTTGATATTGTTTCTGATCTCGATGGCTTTTACAGCAACAGCCCAAAAGGAGCGGAAATTTGTACGGGGAGGGAATGAACTGTATAATAAGCAGGATTTTGAAAAAGCGGAAGTAGAGTATCGAAAAGCATTGGATAAGGAGGCCGAATCGTATGAAGCGGCTTTTAATCTGGGAGATGCCCTTTATAAACAGAAAAAGTACGATGAGGCTTTGCAGCAGTTTGTTAATCTGGCAAAGCAGGAAACAAATCCGGAAAAACTCGGAGAATTATATCATAATATCGGTAATACTTTGCTGTCGATGGAAAAGACTGACGAAAGTATAGAGGCGTATAAGGAATCCTTGAGAAATCGTCCGGGTTCTGAAGAAACGAAATACAATTTGGAGTTTGCCCGTCATAAGAAACAACAAAACCAGCAGGACCAAAATAAAGATCAGAATAAGGATAACAAAGATCAGAAGGATCAAAATAAAGACCAGAATCAGGATCAGAACAAGGATCAACAAGATCAGAATAAAGATCAGAAGGATCAGGATAAACAAAACCAGGATCAGAACAAAGATAAGAACGACAAAGACCAGCAGGATCAGAATAAAAACCAGCAGGACCAAAATAAAGATCAGAACAAGGACCGGAATAAGGAGCAACAGCAGCAGCCGAACAAGATTTCAAAGGAGGATGCGCAGCGGTTGTTAGAGGCCTTGCAGAATGATGAAAAGAAAGTGCAGGAAAAGGTGCAGAAAGAAAAAGTACAACAACAGAAGGCTAAAAAAATGAAAATCGAAAAAGATTGGTAA
- a CDS encoding NAD(P)/FAD-dependent oxidoreductase — translation MYKEIEIRIRPEELADTTAIDRQVAVRLGIGTERIKHIDIIRRAVDARQRQVMMNLLIGVHIDWIEERETVFRPAYRDVSKAPVAVVIGAGPAGLFAALRLIEGGIRPLVLERGKSVDGRKKDLAHLYKTGEVNPDSNFGFGEGGAGTFSDGKLYTRSKKRGDVRRALEILVYHGADENILIDAHPHIGTDKLPAVIVNIRKTIERFGGEVRFNSRVTDFMIREKRIEGVVAGGEEIYAKGVVLATGHSARDVYRLLHRHRVYMEPKDFAVGLRLEHQQNLIDCIQYHTKDGRGKWLPAAEYNFVTNIQGRGVYSFCMCPGGVVVPAATGPGQQVVNGMSASGRNTPWANSAIVTSVGETELAQMQYRGLFAGMEFQEQLEKTAWEQGGRNLYAPAQLLTDFLSGNYSQTIPRVSYKPGVTSSLLHEWFPALLTERLRTGLIFFGQKAKGYVTDQAVLLGVETRTSAPLKILREKETFRHVEIEGLYPCGEGAGYAGGIVSAAMDGEKCAESLLTTYF, via the coding sequence ATGTATAAAGAAATTGAGATCAGAATTCGTCCGGAGGAACTTGCGGATACGACGGCTATAGACCGTCAGGTTGCTGTCAGGTTAGGAATAGGGACAGAACGGATCAAACATATTGATATTATCCGTCGGGCGGTGGATGCCCGTCAACGGCAGGTGATGATGAATCTGTTGATCGGAGTGCACATTGACTGGATCGAGGAACGGGAGACTGTTTTTCGGCCGGCTTACCGCGATGTCTCAAAGGCTCCCGTTGCCGTGGTTATCGGTGCCGGACCTGCCGGGCTGTTTGCCGCATTGCGACTTATCGAAGGGGGAATTCGGCCGTTGGTGTTGGAGAGAGGAAAATCGGTGGACGGGAGGAAAAAAGATTTGGCGCATCTGTATAAGACGGGAGAGGTCAATCCGGATTCTAATTTCGGATTCGGAGAGGGAGGTGCCGGTACGTTTTCTGACGGAAAATTATATACCCGTTCTAAGAAACGGGGAGATGTGCGAAGAGCTTTGGAAATTTTGGTATATCACGGTGCAGACGAAAATATTCTGATAGATGCCCATCCTCATATCGGTACGGATAAATTACCTGCTGTCATTGTCAATATTCGCAAGACTATTGAAAGATTCGGCGGAGAGGTCAGATTCAATAGCCGGGTTACCGATTTTATGATCCGGGAGAAGCGGATAGAGGGGGTCGTTGCCGGCGGAGAGGAAATTTATGCTAAGGGAGTTGTATTGGCAACCGGACATTCTGCCCGGGATGTTTATCGTTTACTGCACAGGCATCGGGTGTATATGGAACCAAAGGATTTTGCCGTCGGATTGCGTCTGGAGCATCAGCAGAACCTGATCGATTGTATCCAATATCATACGAAAGACGGAAGGGGGAAGTGGTTGCCTGCTGCAGAATATAATTTTGTAACGAATATACAGGGGCGTGGCGTTTATTCTTTCTGTATGTGTCCGGGCGGGGTGGTGGTGCCTGCAGCCACGGGGCCCGGACAACAGGTTGTGAACGGTATGTCGGCTTCAGGGCGTAATACGCCTTGGGCTAACTCGGCAATTGTTACCTCAGTAGGGGAGACGGAGCTTGCACAGATGCAGTACCGGGGACTTTTTGCCGGAATGGAGTTTCAGGAGCAACTGGAAAAAACGGCCTGGGAACAGGGAGGGCGTAACCTGTATGCTCCTGCCCAATTGTTGACGGATTTTCTGTCGGGTAATTACAGCCAAACGATTCCCCGGGTATCTTATAAGCCGGGTGTGACGTCTTCGTTGTTGCATGAATGGTTTCCTGCGCTTTTAACGGAGCGTCTGCGGACCGGCCTTATTTTTTTCGGACAGAAGGCGAAGGGATATGTGACGGATCAGGCTGTTTTGCTGGGGGTCGAAACCCGGACGTCGGCTCCTTTAAAAATTCTCCGGGAAAAAGAGACATTCAGGCACGTTGAAATTGAAGGTTTGTATCCTTGCGGAGAGGGGGCCGGTTATGCCGGAGGCATTGTTTCTGCTGCGATGGACGGGGAGAAATGCGCCGAAAGTCTTTTGACGACATATTTTTAG
- a CDS encoding porin family protein, with product MVKRLGFILLLMMLVSAANAQKILRNTSILNYQRGDRTWLHFGFTLGVNYMDYRVFMSGANAYRAETGKMDVGFLVGIISELRITDDLGFRFLPGLEFGTRRMIYTNVPEELDEYGEKDGKVAAYNESVYITLPFMLKYKAVRLNNFRPYLTAGTSLKYDFQKHDRLDLDKGVYFRTKPIDVFLEAGLGCDFYLPYFKLGVELRFSLGLTNTLVREYDSKNPGYEGYTAALKKLQARMFTLCFNFE from the coding sequence ATGGTAAAACGACTCGGATTTATATTGCTTTTAATGATGTTGGTATCTGCTGCCAATGCTCAGAAAATATTACGGAATACAAGTATCCTGAATTATCAGCGCGGTGACCGTACCTGGTTGCACTTCGGTTTTACCCTGGGGGTAAACTATATGGATTACCGGGTATTTATGTCCGGAGCCAATGCATATCGTGCTGAAACCGGGAAGATGGATGTCGGTTTTTTAGTCGGTATTATCTCCGAGTTGCGGATTACCGATGATCTGGGATTCCGCTTTTTACCGGGTTTGGAATTCGGAACACGCCGCATGATTTATACGAATGTGCCTGAAGAACTGGATGAATACGGAGAGAAAGATGGTAAAGTTGCTGCCTACAACGAGTCGGTATATATTACACTGCCTTTTATGTTGAAATATAAGGCTGTGAGATTGAATAATTTCCGTCCTTATCTGACTGCGGGTACCAGTTTGAAATATGATTTTCAGAAACATGACCGGCTGGATCTGGATAAGGGCGTATATTTCAGGACCAAACCTATAGACGTATTTCTGGAAGCCGGATTGGGATGCGATTTTTATTTACCTTATTTTAAATTGGGTGTCGAATTACGTTTTTCTTTGGGATTAACCAATACATTGGTCCGGGAATACGATTCGAAAAATCCGGGATACGAAGGCTATACTGCTGCATTGAAAAAGCTACAGGCCCGTATGTTTACTCTTTGCTTTAATTTCGAGTAG
- a CDS encoding SDR family NAD(P)-dependent oxidoreductase: protein MKKIALITGATSGIGRATALRAAEIGYDLIITGRRQELLNELATEIRRQGREVLPLCFDIRKAEEVKKAVTDLEEKWQNIAVLVNNAGLAVGTSPIQEGIIDDWERMIDTNVKGLLYITREIAPLMIRNNNGHIVNIASIAGKEVYPGGNVYCATKHAVDALSKAMRTDMLKHNIKVTNIAPGMVETEFSIVRYKGDTEAAKNVYKGMTPLTNEDIADTIIFAITRPAHVCLNDIVIMPTAQANSRDVCRK from the coding sequence ATGAAAAAAATAGCACTAATTACAGGAGCGACCTCCGGTATCGGCAGGGCAACAGCTTTACGGGCAGCAGAAATCGGTTATGATCTCATCATTACCGGTCGTCGTCAGGAACTTTTAAACGAACTGGCCACCGAAATCCGCCGGCAAGGGCGGGAAGTTTTACCCTTGTGCTTCGACATCCGGAAGGCAGAAGAAGTAAAGAAAGCCGTTACAGACCTGGAAGAGAAATGGCAAAACATAGCCGTTCTGGTCAACAATGCAGGATTAGCCGTAGGTACCAGTCCTATACAGGAAGGTATCATCGATGACTGGGAAAGAATGATTGACACAAACGTAAAAGGACTTCTTTATATCACCCGGGAAATCGCACCTCTGATGATCCGGAACAATAACGGACACATCGTAAACATTGCCTCAATTGCCGGCAAGGAAGTGTATCCCGGAGGTAATGTATATTGTGCCACCAAACATGCCGTAGATGCTCTTTCCAAAGCCATGCGTACAGATATGCTCAAACACAATATTAAAGTGACGAATATAGCCCCGGGAATGGTTGAAACGGAATTTTCAATTGTCAGATACAAAGGAGACACGGAAGCAGCCAAGAACGTATATAAAGGCATGACACCGCTCACAAACGAAGATATTGCAGATACGATCATTTTCGCAATCACACGTCCTGCGCACGTTTGCCTCAATGATATCGTCATTATGCCGACAGCACAAGCAAATTCCCGTGACGTATGCCGGAAATAA
- a CDS encoding NUDIX hydrolase has product MKKKEILPWNVLGSEYLFREPWLTVRKDRVKLPNGSIIPSYYVLEYPAWICVIGVTKEGKMLMERQYRHALGKVSYELCAGVAEDSDETYLEAAKRELWEETGYGRGNWSHFMTMSANPGTHTNLSYCFLATDIEKISEPHQEMTEDIAIELLDVQEVKEMLQKGEIVQSMHAAPLWKYFCEMKEV; this is encoded by the coding sequence ATGAAAAAGAAAGAAATATTACCCTGGAATGTACTTGGTTCCGAATATCTTTTTCGGGAACCTTGGCTTACTGTTCGTAAGGATCGGGTTAAGTTGCCCAATGGCAGCATTATTCCTTCCTACTATGTATTGGAATATCCGGCATGGATTTGTGTTATCGGTGTCACCAAAGAGGGTAAAATGTTGATGGAGCGCCAGTATCGTCATGCTTTGGGAAAAGTTTCGTATGAGTTGTGTGCAGGAGTTGCAGAGGATTCTGACGAGACTTATCTGGAAGCGGCTAAACGGGAGCTTTGGGAAGAAACCGGTTATGGCCGGGGAAATTGGTCGCATTTTATGACCATGTCTGCTAATCCGGGAACGCATACCAATTTGTCGTATTGTTTTCTGGCCACGGATATTGAAAAGATTTCAGAGCCACATCAGGAAATGACAGAAGATATTGCGATCGAATTACTGGATGTTCAGGAAGTAAAAGAAATGCTTCAAAAAGGTGAGATTGTGCAATCCATGCATGCCGCTCCTTTGTGGAAATATTTTTGCGAAATGAAAGAAGTGTAA
- a CDS encoding HU family DNA-binding protein: MNKAQLIDAIAEKAGLTKADSKKALEAFVETVGDALKSGDKVALIGFGSFSVSERSARSGRNPQTGKAITIPAKKVVKFKAGAELAEKC; encoded by the coding sequence ATGAATAAAGCACAATTAATCGATGCTATTGCTGAAAAAGCAGGTTTAACAAAAGCAGATTCAAAAAAAGCTTTAGAAGCTTTCGTAGAAACAGTTGGTGATGCACTGAAAAGTGGTGATAAAGTAGCTTTGATCGGATTCGGATCATTCTCTGTATCAGAAAGAAGCGCTAGAAGTGGTAGAAATCCACAAACTGGTAAAGCAATCACTATTCCTGCTAAGAAAGTGGTTAAGTTTAAAGCTGGTGCTGAATTGGCCGAAAAATGCTAA
- a CDS encoding BatD family protein, producing the protein MKVLGFILLFFSCLNVFGQGVEFEASAPSVVEIGEQFRLSYSVNRKGTSLQVPALEGFDRLMGPSMGSSSSFTSINGKVTQNVAYTYTYVLEATKEGTYQIPGATITIDGKQYRSNTLSIQVIKGSGNKAAQNEQQNKNRAAQPDATAAINEDNLFVKVDVSRRNIYIGESVVATIKVYSKVDLVRFGRSKFPSFDGFLAEEIPTPQQIELVRENYDGKIYNVGIIRKVLLFPQHTGELTIEPFELECIVRQQLANSRSFFDDFFGNYRDVRAMRLSKPVKIHVKELPVENRPLGFSGTVGNISMRTSVSTDTLKANDAITYKIVFQGTGNLKLLEAPKMNFPPDFESYEPKVNKDINTGENGMTGTVTFEYLLIPRYAGDYTIPAPSFSFFDPNTYRYRTILGNEYKIHVLKGNENSRESGISAVQSFKKEDVRQLGKDIRYIRTGDLKLHPVGSRFFGTTSYWLALIIPFVLFVIGAILNRRRIKANADLVRVKNKAANKMAKKRMKAADRAMKVHNTELFYDEVLKAMWGYVSYKLNIDKAELNRDNINEILQRKSVDNVLIQEFISVLDTCEFARYAPAGNPDQEMDKVYTDGITVITKLDKAIK; encoded by the coding sequence ATGAAAGTATTAGGGTTTATATTATTGTTTTTCAGTTGTTTGAACGTGTTTGGGCAAGGGGTTGAGTTTGAAGCTTCAGCACCTTCCGTCGTTGAAATCGGGGAACAATTCCGGTTATCCTATTCGGTTAACCGAAAAGGAACAAGTCTGCAGGTGCCGGCATTGGAAGGGTTTGACCGGTTGATGGGGCCGAGTATGGGTTCCTCTTCCTCCTTTACAAGTATAAACGGAAAGGTAACGCAGAATGTCGCTTATACCTATACTTACGTTTTAGAAGCGACAAAAGAAGGTACTTATCAGATTCCTGGAGCAACGATAACCATAGACGGCAAACAATACCGTTCCAATACATTGTCTATTCAGGTGATCAAAGGGAGTGGGAACAAGGCTGCCCAGAATGAGCAGCAGAACAAAAACCGGGCGGCACAACCTGATGCAACGGCTGCAATTAATGAAGATAACTTATTTGTGAAGGTGGATGTCAGTCGGCGGAATATCTATATCGGGGAGAGTGTGGTGGCAACGATAAAAGTATATTCGAAGGTGGATCTGGTGCGTTTCGGGCGCAGTAAATTTCCTTCTTTTGATGGCTTTTTGGCGGAGGAAATACCGACACCCCAACAGATTGAGTTGGTGCGGGAGAATTATGACGGAAAAATATACAATGTAGGGATCATCCGCAAGGTTTTGTTGTTTCCGCAACATACGGGAGAATTGACGATAGAGCCTTTTGAGTTGGAATGTATTGTCCGTCAACAATTGGCGAATTCCCGCAGTTTTTTTGACGATTTTTTCGGAAATTACCGGGATGTACGGGCTATGCGATTGAGTAAGCCGGTAAAGATACATGTAAAAGAATTGCCGGTGGAAAACCGGCCTCTCGGCTTCAGTGGCACTGTCGGGAATATTTCCATGCGTACTTCCGTTTCGACGGATACGTTAAAGGCTAATGATGCGATTACTTATAAGATCGTATTTCAGGGAACCGGAAATTTGAAGTTGCTGGAAGCCCCGAAGATGAATTTCCCGCCTGATTTTGAAAGTTATGAGCCGAAAGTAAACAAAGATATCAATACCGGAGAAAACGGAATGACGGGTACCGTTACTTTTGAGTATCTGCTGATACCCCGTTATGCCGGTGATTATACGATTCCTGCTCCCAGTTTTTCTTTTTTTGATCCGAATACCTATCGTTACCGGACAATATTGGGGAATGAGTATAAAATACACGTGTTGAAGGGAAATGAAAACAGCCGGGAAAGCGGTATCAGTGCGGTACAATCCTTTAAGAAGGAGGATGTCCGTCAGCTTGGTAAAGATATTCGCTATATTCGTACGGGAGATTTGAAATTACATCCCGTAGGCAGTCGCTTTTTCGGGACGACTTCTTATTGGTTGGCCCTTATCATACCGTTCGTATTGTTTGTTATCGGAGCAATTCTTAACCGGAGAAGAATTAAAGCCAATGCTGATTTGGTGAGGGTGAAGAATAAAGCAGCCAACAAGATGGCTAAAAAACGGATGAAAGCGGCAGACCGGGCAATGAAAGTTCATAATACGGAGTTATTTTACGACGAAGTATTGAAAGCCATGTGGGGATATGTCAGCTATAAACTGAATATCGATAAGGCCGAATTGAACCGGGATAATATCAATGAGATTTTGCAACGGAAATCTGTCGATAACGTTCTGATACAAGAGTTTATAAGTGTTCTCGATACCTGTGAGTTTGCCCGTTATGCCCCTGCCGGTAATCCCGACCAGGAAATGGATAAAGTGTATACGGATGGAATTACGGTTATTACGAAATTGGATAAGGCCATAAAGTAA
- a CDS encoding TrmH family RNA methyltransferase, whose translation MRTEREQLEYLKNFVTDERNHLFDRLLQERTDYVTVVLEDLYQSHNQSAVMRTADCMGLQHIHIIENRNCYDVSSTVSQGAREWLTLHRYRGEQNNTPAAIRQLREAGYRIIATTPHTQDVLIDDLDLQKGKMAFFFGTELTGLSETVINEADEFVKVPMYGFTESLNVSVCAALIMYSVVQRLKTSAINWHLDEAEQVRVALQWYKHSIKSSKQILERFEEKEEIGL comes from the coding sequence ATGAGAACCGAAAGAGAACAACTGGAGTACCTCAAAAATTTTGTAACGGACGAAAGAAACCATTTATTTGATCGTTTGCTTCAGGAAAGGACAGATTATGTCACAGTTGTGCTGGAAGATTTATACCAGTCCCATAATCAAAGCGCTGTGATGCGGACAGCCGATTGTATGGGGCTTCAACATATACATATAATCGAGAACCGGAATTGTTATGATGTCAGTTCGACGGTTTCTCAAGGGGCCCGTGAATGGCTGACTCTTCATCGGTATAGAGGGGAACAAAACAATACACCGGCAGCAATCCGGCAGCTCCGTGAAGCCGGTTACCGGATTATTGCAACAACTCCCCACACCCAGGATGTATTGATCGATGATCTGGATTTGCAGAAGGGGAAAATGGCTTTTTTCTTCGGAACGGAATTGACGGGTTTGTCGGAAACCGTAATAAATGAGGCCGATGAATTTGTAAAAGTCCCGATGTATGGCTTTACAGAGAGTTTGAATGTAAGTGTATGTGCTGCTTTAATCATGTACAGTGTTGTTCAGCGTTTGAAAACGAGCGCCATAAACTGGCATCTGGATGAAGCCGAACAGGTGAGAGTGGCTTTGCAATGGTATAAGCATTCGATAAAATCTTCGAAGCAGATATTGGAGAGGTTTGAGGAAAAAGAGGAAATCGGATTGTAG
- a CDS encoding tetratricopeptide repeat protein: MRKIVLLLSFVVLSLCSFAAGESLNQQAEDEYKAGKYLEAADTYKKILADGQESFALYYNLGNCYYKLGENTQAILNYERALLLDPANKDAQYNLKMAQNQVVDKIEVLPEIFFIRWYKGLISWFSADQWAYISVVLFVLFLGMVALFFYSSSVWMKKTGFTLGFVLLFFTVMTIVFSVKQNNRIVERDNAIVVTPSVTVKGAPDASGTSLFVIHEGLKVKVIESLGDWVNIRLEDGNEGWVAKSDVEKI, translated from the coding sequence ATGAGAAAAATAGTATTGTTGTTATCGTTCGTTGTGTTATCGTTATGTAGCTTTGCTGCCGGTGAGAGCCTGAACCAGCAGGCAGAGGACGAATATAAGGCCGGGAAATACCTGGAGGCAGCCGATACTTACAAGAAGATATTGGCTGACGGACAGGAATCTTTTGCGTTGTATTATAATCTCGGCAATTGTTATTATAAGTTGGGCGAGAATACGCAAGCCATATTGAATTATGAGCGGGCCTTGTTATTAGACCCGGCTAATAAGGATGCTCAATATAATCTGAAAATGGCTCAAAATCAAGTGGTAGACAAGATTGAGGTGTTGCCGGAGATTTTTTTTATCAGGTGGTATAAGGGTTTGATTTCCTGGTTTTCTGCCGATCAATGGGCGTATATTTCAGTCGTATTGTTTGTGTTGTTTTTGGGAATGGTCGCCCTGTTTTTCTATTCTTCTTCGGTATGGATGAAAAAAACCGGTTTTACGTTGGGATTCGTACTGTTATTTTTTACGGTAATGACGATTGTTTTCAGTGTGAAGCAAAATAACCGGATTGTGGAGCGGGATAACGCTATCGTAGTAACGCCGAGTGTGACCGTAAAGGGAGCTCCTGATGCAAGCGGAACGAGTTTATTTGTCATTCATGAAGGTTTGAAGGTAAAAGTGATTGAATCTCTGGGAGATTGGGTAAATATCCGTTTGGAGGACGGAAATGAGGGGTGGGTCGCAAAAAGCGATGTGGAAAAAATATAA